The following are from one region of the bacterium genome:
- a CDS encoding 6-bladed beta-propeller, with product MAELNRILVLAGVIIFSSLAYSQETTTVLDTTIRKLDTAKAEPSLPVKCTQVINIGYRIGGLAVDSKGNYYVNGGRGINAVTIFNPMGEKTGDFILQDAQIPPPSENQSSIRGIDIDLNENIYLCNAGYKTVEKFTKIGDFLKKISLPVSPKPEWNYALGGVVVDEEGTIYVAAYTKIIYIFDKEGNFLRQWVKSDKEKDQYGYVRALAIDRYKTSKLKRIYVGDDYTNRVYVFTKKERKLLFSLGSRGSSPGEMLDITDLDVDSDGNIFVLDRGMGYCSVFNNEGKFLFRFGQGDKSGEKNLAFPLGIFIDQKNKIHISNTEKGNILVWEWRKDK from the coding sequence ATGGCTGAATTAAATAGAATTTTGGTTTTGGCTGGCGTGATAATTTTTTCTTCTCTGGCGTATTCGCAGGAAACAACGACCGTTTTGGATACAACTATTCGGAAACTGGACACTGCAAAAGCAGAACCGTCTCTTCCCGTAAAATGCACACAGGTTATTAATATCGGATATCGTATAGGGGGCCTGGCTGTTGATTCCAAAGGTAACTATTATGTAAATGGGGGGCGGGGTATAAACGCTGTTACAATTTTTAACCCGATGGGAGAGAAAACAGGAGATTTTATTTTGCAGGATGCCCAGATTCCTCCGCCTTCTGAAAACCAGTCGTCGATTAGAGGAATTGATATCGATCTTAATGAGAATATTTACCTTTGTAACGCAGGTTATAAGACAGTAGAGAAATTTACAAAAATAGGAGATTTTCTTAAAAAGATTTCCCTGCCTGTAAGCCCGAAACCGGAGTGGAATTATGCGCTTGGAGGTGTGGTTGTTGATGAAGAGGGTACCATCTATGTTGCCGCATACACCAAAATTATATATATTTTTGACAAAGAAGGAAATTTTTTAAGACAGTGGGTAAAATCGGATAAGGAGAAAGACCAATATGGTTATGTAAGGGCATTGGCGATTGACCGTTATAAAACCTCCAAGCTAAAAAGGATTTATGTGGGCGATGATTATACTAACAGAGTTTATGTGTTCACTAAAAAGGAAAGAAAATTACTTTTTTCTTTGGGAAGCCGCGGTTCTAGTCCGGGTGAAATGCTGGATATTACTGATTTAGATGTTGACAGTGACGGCAATATTTTTGTGTTGGACCGGGGGATGGGGTATTGTTCGGTTTTTAACAATGAAGGTAAGTTTCTTTTTAGATTCGGCCAGGGCGATAAATCGGGAGAAAAAAATTTAGCTTTCCCACTGGGTATTTTTATTGACCAGAAGAATAAAATACACATTTCTAATACTGAAAAAGGAAATATTTTGGTTTGGGAATGGAGAAAAGATAAATAG